One Halictus rubicundus isolate RS-2024b chromosome 10, iyHalRubi1_principal, whole genome shotgun sequence genomic window carries:
- the Bcas2 gene encoding BCAS2 pre-mRNA processing factor, with protein sequence MAGEVIVDALPYIDQGYDEPGVREAALAMVEEETRRYRPTKNYLEHLLPLNINTFETDVMKHEFERMQNRLPMEVLSMKRYELPPPLPGKMNDLAAWNESVENSSAQLEHQATRICNLELMMEYGCEAWKSYLEILVQLVSQAQKQLQSLRKKIQEVNWQRKSMQTQGGEKLRALEAQWVGLVSKNYEIEQACVHLEEEIQISMMNKGEALGDVPGEEEPDIPGKSATEVMATEINQQEQDIIREIL encoded by the exons ATGGCAGGGGAAGTTATTGTAGACGCACTACCCTATATCGATCAAGGATACGATGAACCGGGTGTTAGAGAAGCA GCCTTGGCGATGGTCGAAGAAGAGACAAGACGATACCGACCAACGAAGAATTATTTAGAGCACTTACTACCATTGAATATAAACACTTTCGAAACGGACGTTATGAAACATGAATTTGAGCGGATGCAAAATCGTTTACCTATGGAAGTGCTTAGCATGAAACGTTATGAGCTGCCTCCTCCACTTCCAGGAAAGATGAATGACCTTGCTGCGTGGAATGAGAGTGTGGAGAACAGTAGCGCGCAGTTGGAACACCAGGCTACGAG AATTTGTAACCTGGAATTAATGATGGAATACGGATGCGAAGCTTGGAAGTCCTACCTGGAAATCTTGGTTCAGCTAGTGAGCCAAGCGCAAAAGCAACTGCAGTCTCTTAGAAAGAAGATTCAGGAGGTCAATTGGCAGAGAAAATCAATGCAAACCCAAGGAGGGGAAAAGTTGAGAGCTCTGGAAGCACAATGGGTGGGACTAGTATCAAAGAATTATGAGATTGAACAGGCTTGTGTTCATTTGGAGGAAGAAATACAGATATCCATGATGAACAAGGGTGAAGCCCTTGGAGATGTCCCAGGAGAGGAGGAGCCTGACATTCCAGGAAAGAGTGCTACAGAAGTTATGGCAACAGAGATAAACCAACAAGAACAGGACATAATTcgagaaattttgtaa
- the LOC143357677 gene encoding ubiquinol-cytochrome c reductase complex assembly factor 5-like, which produces MAKFGIKRKIRRWVNKVPFKFLGEFRLLPVCFVAGGLLEYVMIHWHVGEVNFYRTYKKRRIEEAVEERLREMQRGSVNA; this is translated from the coding sequence ATGGCAAAATTCGgaataaaaaggaaaataagAAGATGGGTGAACAAAGTGCCTTTCAAGTTTTTGGGTGAATTTCGTCTTTTACCAGTTTGCTTTGTCGCTGGTGGTCTTCTGGAGTATGTTATGATACATTGGCACGTTGGAGAGGTTAACTTTTACAGAACATACAAGAAAAGACGCATAGAAGAGGCAGTTGAAGAAAGATTACGAGAAATGCAAAGGGGGAGTGTCAACGCATAA